From the genome of Castor canadensis chromosome 18, mCasCan1.hap1v2, whole genome shotgun sequence:
ATATAAAGGATGTGATTTTGGTGTTCTCAggtggggtaagggaaggggaTCTTGGAACAAGTCCCCTGCCTATACTCAAGGATGCTAGCACAGAATTGGGAGGCCTCAGGTCACCTGGAAATGACATGCAGTCTCATTTCTACCCCACCTCCTGAGTCCTTATAGCCACCCGTGAGCAGGCAATGTGACCTATAGTCACTTAGGTGCTGGGACCTCAGCTTCCTCCTCCAGCCGAGGGACTTGCTATGTGGCCTTGCCCTTGCTCTGTGTCTGCTCTGGCcctctctttcttcatttcagtCCCTGAGCAGGGAGCTCAGACAGAGGATCTGGAAGTTTTTCTGACTTAGAGTTTTGAGCTCTAGCCAACCCTAGGGACCTGGGCCCTCCTCTGGGCTGGGACGTTCTCCTAGGGGACATGGCCAAGGGCCTCCAGGTTTGTCTGACCCCAGACTCCCACTCACATCAGCTGGAAGAACTAGTGTTTTAGGAACTGAGCTTCATCATAAACTCAGGCCATAAAGATTTTATTAATCAGCCTGGCTGTCTGGACCAGATGGGGTCTGGGGGGGGGCGACGGTTCAAGCCAGGAGCAGCAAGGGAGGGAGGCATGGGCTCATCTGCTTCCTGTGTAATGGTGGCTGGAGGTGGCACAGTGTGACAGCTCAGCTTTGTTTCAAATGTGAGGGGTCCCCCTGGGGCCCTCCAAGCCCTGCTTGAGGCCTTGAGGTGAGGCGAGGGCAGTCATGGAGGATACCCTGGGTTCCATCGAGTATGCAGGTCCCCTGTTGAGCTCAGAGGCTTCTGGATAAGGGGGTAGgtctggggtgggggggtctgAGAAAGTCTGCCTGAGCTGTGAGGAAGTGGTGGTGGAGCCACTGTGGCTGGTGATGCGTGGGGTGTGGCTGGAAAGGAACTGGTCCCTGGGGCAGGGGCTCTCTGGGTGGGGGTGTCACTCTACTCCTAGGTCACCCATTCAGTGCATCACTTAGTCAGCCAACTTCTCTCCTTTCATGCCTCCCACCAAATCCTAGCTATCAGTTAacccctgggcctcagtttcctcactacAAAATGTGCCTGCTCCACTGGGTACGTACCAGGATTCATGGGAACCCATGGAAATGTGAGCTAGCCTTATTAATTCAGCCATGTCAGTCCAGATTCGTCagttgagcacctactgtatatCAGATATGGTACAACACCCTCCTCCCTGCCCGAGGATGCCAAGATAAGTAGAATTCAGTTCTTGTCCTCTAGAACTGCAGAGGGAGGTAGGCGAACAGGTGTGCATCACATGTATTAAAGAACAGCGTCCACTGTACAACGGGGAGCCCAGCCACAGGAAGGGAGATGACTTGCTGGTCTATGTTCTGTGTCCCCTACAGTCCCTAGGGCTTGGGGATCCCCGTGACCAGGTCCTGAGACCGTGGAAATTCACTCTGACTCCTCCTTCCCTCATTTGCCCACAGGTCCAGGAGGCAACATGgtccccagcctcttcctctctcttctgctgCTCCTGAGCCCTGCACCCACTGCCACCCACTCTGTGTCCCTGCCAGCTGCCTTCCTGGAGGACATGGGGGGCAGTGGGGAGGCTGAGGGCTCGTCAGCCTCCTCCCCGAGCCTCCCACCGCCACAGACCCCGGCTCTCAGCCCCACATCAGTGGGGCCCCAGCCCACGCCCCTGGGAGGGCCCTCGCCCCCCACCAACCTCCTGGATGGCATCGTGGACTTCTTCCGCCAGTACGTGATGCTCATTGCTGTGGTGGGCTCCCTGACATTCCTGCTTATGTTTGTTGTCTGTGCAGCGCTCATCACTCGCCAGAAGCACAAAGCCACAGCCTACTACCCATCGTCCTTCCCCAAGAAGAAGTACGTGGACCAGAGTGACAGAGCCGGGGGCCCTCGGGTCTTTAGTGAGGTCCCTGACAGGGCTCCTGACAGCCGGCCTGAAGAGGCCCTGGATTCCTCTCTGCAGCTCCAGGCTGACATACTGGCCGCTACCCAGAACCTCAAGTCTCCAGCCAGGGCTGCcccagggagtggggagggagccaggcaggtggcaggcaggcaggaggaTGTGACCCAGGGCAGGCAGGAGGATGTGATCCAGGAAGCCTCCGTGGAGAAACCAGAGGTCCAGCAGGAGTTGTGCTCAGCTGAAGGGGCTCCAGCAGCTGGCAAGGGCCAAGAGGAGCCAGAAGTGTCTTTCTCCTTAGCCCAGGAAGCCCAGACACCAGCAAGTCACCTTCCCCCCGAAAGTCCCTGTGCATGCAGCAGCGTCTCCCCCAGTGTCTAACAGGCTCCAGAGCTGCTGGCCTCCACTGTGGGACCCCCAGTGGTTGCCTCCTTGGGCAAAAAAAGGCTTTCATCTCTGACTGTTTCCTCACATACCTTCTTGGCCATCTGGGTGTCAATCCCAGCACGTCCAGACTTCCAGTGGGCAGAGATGCTGGTCTCTGGTTAACCCCAAGAATGCCTCTGCAGTCCCAAGGGGCTCCCTGCCAAGGCCCAGCTCTGTGGGGACATGCAGGACCGATGTCTCCATTAGAACCATCACAAAACATCCCCCGACATGAGTCGCAGGGGTTGGAAAGCACAGTTCAAAGGTCCCTTTGTGAGGGAGCAAATATTGCCATTTTTCCTTGGAGGTAGCAGAGAAAACCAGATTAACGAGGAGTTTTGGAAGAGGCTGATGGGACACGCCAAGGAGAAGGAGCCCAGGGCTGGGAAACAGCCTGGTATCAAGCAGTATTTTAGAATTGTGACACGCCCCATTGTTTGCATCTCCCCAACCCCAGGATGTGTTGAAGTTGCTTTGCCTCTGATCAGGGACCTCACTGATGAAGGAGCTTCTGGAAGAGGGCTGTACATGTATCATGATAGGACTCTCCAGGAGCGGTTTCCAAACCGGGTTCCCTGAGGCACTCCATGGAAACAAGATGTCGAGGTCAAATGAATTGAGAAAATACTGTCTCTGTCCGCCAGCCCCTGCCCCACCCAGAGAGCTCCCCAGTTCCAACACCACGCTAAAGGCTCCTGTTGCATTGGGGTTTTGCTAAGCCtttcccaaactttttttttttttacagctatAAAGTCAAATGCTGCCTTTTCCACTCTGGGAAATACAGTTCTTTATTTTCCCAAAGGCACCCTAGTTTCTAGCTGGTCCAGCGTCAGCGTGCAAGATGTAGGGATTCAGATGCATTTCTCATCCTATGACTTGAGTGGACTGCATGAGTTGAACCCTCTCTTGACAGATCCCAAAGCTGCCTGGAAGCTGGGGACTGCACTAAGGGGACCCTTATTCTGGTTTCTAATGCCCAGCCTGAAACAGGGGACCTGGCCACCATCCTTTGCTCACACGTGGTCTGGCAGTCTATGTCCACACCACTCTTCAGTTTTGACAGGGAGCCTGGCCTCCGTCCTGTTTGGGGGAGTCCCCAAGCCCTTCCACCTGGGGTTCCTTCAGCCTCCACACAGTTCTCCAGGAGGAGATGTAACACAGCCGCATAATAAACTTTGATCTGGCCTCAGTTGCACTGGTTTCTGGGGTGGAGGATGCATCTGCAGTGAGGGGCTGTGCGTGGGCTGGGCTTTAGAGGGTGAGGGGACAGTTGGTGTGGACACCCCATTCTATGCTGGGAGCCTGTGTCCTCATGGTGGAGTGCCAGCTACACATGTGGCTTTCCCCCCTGACTGCTATTGACTGTGGCCTCTGAGCAACGCCGTCcctgcctctctgtctctcaaagACAGAGAAGTGGGGGGCACAGTTGCCATGCACACCACACCCTGGGCTGAGCAGCCTCTGCCTTTGTCTCCCCACCCTCCAGGCTCCTCCTTGCCTTTGATGGCAACTTCCTGTGGCAACTTCTCCCCCTGGTCTGGGCCTGGCCTGGGTCCCAGGAGCTGCCAGCTGGAGTCCAGATGTGTCTAAGGCTGGGAGCAAGTGGGGGGCCCCCCTGGCAGTCCTCGCCTCCAGTGACCCCCACATCCAGCCGGAGGGGGCCTGGGCTTGGGTTTCAGAACACACAATGGCCTCTGTCTGTCGCAGTGGGGAAGGACCCTCCCTCTTCTGCTCAGCCCAGCTTCCTCCTAGGACATAAGGAGAGTTGCATGTGAATGTCGGGGATAGCAGTAAGCTGTGTGGCTCCTGCCCAGTCACTTCTCTGTGCAGGCCTCTCTGCTTATTCCCAAGCTCCTGTAAGGACAGACTCTAGAACAGGGCTGGGAAGTGCATTAAGCTTCCTTGTGACACACAAGAACCCCTCAGAAGCAGACACTGAAGAGCCACAGGGAGCTGGAAGGAAGGCGATGCTCACTGGGGCCCTCTAGAGGGTATGGGGTTTGTGGCCTTACCTGTTGCTTGTGTTCCCTGAGACTGGTTGGGGGGTGAATTGAGGAGGTGGCTTGAGGTCCAGGAGTCAGCATCTGCGTTGTCTCTGAGTTTTTCCAGctgctgttccttctgcctaTGACACCCTTCCACCTTCTTTTCCCCCTCAACCTTCAGCTCCTGGCCTAGGTGTCCCTCCCCTGGGCTCCTTCTGCAGCAGCTCCCCCACAGCCGCACTTCTGCTCCCCAGGCTCAATGACAACAGTAGCTTTCAATGAACCCACCCCTGTCGTGTAGCAGGCGCTGCTCTGAACACTTGATCTCGTTAACTCATTGAACTCACAACGTAGTGAGTTATTCCCATGattcagatgtggaaactgaggcccagagaggtgccATCAGTtgcccaggtcacacagccaggtTTCAGCTCTGCAATCTGACCCTGGCGTCTGCATTCTTTGATAAGCTGTACtttgaggaatgaatgaatgaacgaatggatggatgcatggatggacaGATCGATGAATggtgaataaatggatggatggatgtctTGGGGGAGAGGACAGCAGGGCTCTGCTCCTGTTTACAACCTCACTGATCTGCTCCCTTAGCTGCAGTGAGGCTACCCAGAGAGGCATTTTGTGGACACACATCTGCCTAGCACAGTCAACCGGGAGTCACTGAGGCTGACCACAGTTGGGGTATGGGCTGGGCCAGTCAGAGGCAGAACTAGGCTTGAGGGGGAGATATTCCTGCTGTTCTCTGGGGTCCAGCATCTGCCAGGGCTTGAACAGGCCTCCACTGTCCCAGGACTTGTAAAAGTGTCAGCTGTCCCCAGCCTGGGAGTCCATCTCCCAGCAGGCCTGCTGCCACCGtggagggggacagggaggggggcAGCCAGCAACCACCCTGAGGCCTGAGCCAAACTCAGGGTTTGTGGGAATGGAAGTTCTGGTGACCAGTGAAGGTTGGAGGTTGGTGAATGCTGGAAAGCCACAGATGGGAGCTGGGTGGTGGtggcaggaggaggggtggggtgCCTTCCCTGGCCCCTGCCCTGCTCTGATCAGCCCCTGGACTGGGATTACACTCAGGGAGAGAGTGGGAGGGAACATCTTTGCTGCGTATATGGATTTGGATCCTAAGGTTAGAATGTCTAAATTcaatcccagctctgccctttCTGAGCTGTGCATCCTTGGGCAAGTGGCCTTgcttctctgggcctcatttGAATGTGTGTAAAGAGAGGCTGGTTACATCCCATGTGACGGGCGTCCCCACCCTGCatgatgggatttttaaaaaacactggcTTTCCAGCTCCACTTAGACCAACTAAGTTGGTCTTGGAAGGTACAGCTGGGTGATTGTAATTGCAAGATACAAAGTCCACGAAGAGAGGGCTTCTCCTGGGCTCTGTCCCCACTGCCACCCAGCACTCAGAACGGCACTGGCATGCAGTCGGCGTGCCCAAGTGTGTGAGGCTGAAGGAAGGAACATGCCAGTGTTCCACCCACAGAGAGGTGAGCAGCCTCTCTGACCCCATTTTACACAGGCTCAGAGGTGTGCagtgacttgcctgaggtcacacagcctaGGCAAGTGTGATATCTGTGATCCAAAGGCTGATGGTGGGGTGGGAGACAATGAATCCATTGTGTTTCATTCTGGGTCTCACTTTCTTGTTTCCAGGCTCCCTGCTCCCTTTTCCCCAGGGGTGGGGTTAACTGTGGTCAGAGCTGCCTTGGTTCTTGTTCATAGAGGTTAGAGCTGTCAAATCTTCCCCAGTGGGAATCAATTTGCCCTCTGGCTTCTGAGGGGTCACGAGGCACAGCAGATTTGTAGCCTCTTTGTTTACCAATCACAGATATATTATGAGATCTATTGTGTGCCAGGTATTGGagacacattctttttttctttttttttttttggcagtactagggcttgaactcaggacctcatgcttgcttggcaggtgctcttctgcttgaggcCCGTCTCCAACCCTTTGCACATtggttattcttgagatagggtctcgccttATCCCAGTCTGGCCTGAGCCACAATCTTCCCATTTGTGCTTCCTGCATATCTGGGATGGCAGACccatactaccacacccagccattggttgagatggggtctcgctaattTTTTGCACTGTCTGGCCTGaagccacgatcctcccaatctcagcttcttgTGAGCTGCAGCTCCAGCCAGATACCTGCATATATCTGGTCTACCAGTGttagttttttttagtttttctgaggtAAAATTAACATGCAGCAAAATGCACATACTTAAAGTGTACCATCCAGTGATTTTTGATAGATGTGTATCCCCATCGACCATCACCACGCGCAAGAGAAGGGATGTATCCATCACCCTCTGAAATCCACCCTCTattccccatcctctccctcccccagcccttcacccagccccaggcaagtGTTGATCTATTTTCTGTCAATatgattcctttttattttctggatttttacataaatagaatcatacagagtctatgtttttttttggcttctttcattccacataaatattttcatagttcTCATGTTATACAGTGCATCCTATTTCGCTCTTTGTTACTGCTGAGTAGTAGTCTATTGTATGGCTATACCACCATTCATCAACCTGCTGACCACATCCGGGCACTTTCTGGCTTGGGGCAATCGCAAACAAAGCTGctactgaggcaggctaggatAAGAATTTCGGTACTCTGGCACCGTGAAAGTTTTCTCAGGACATTTCATGTtaaactccttatctcagcccagTGCTACCCTTCGAAGTGTAAATTCCTCTTCTATTGTAAAATCTTAGCTATTGCAGGATCTTTTCAACTGTAAATCCTCTGCAGGTGCAAGACAGGAAGACTTGAGGAAATTCCACCCTATCCTCcattacctctcaggtaaaagccCTCTGTTTAAAATGTGACTATTGATCAGCTCACACGTGTAATTAAGATGGCTGAGAGTTAGCGTAAGTGCGTGTGCAGAGTGCCTGTTGGGTGACAAGACCTTGTCAGTGAAACCTGTCAATCACTGTGTAGCCCATCCTGCAAAGACCACCCAGGTTTTCCCCACCATTTGTCTTTTCAATTTACAAAGgccctttaaaaaagaaaccaggcTTCCATCCCACTTGGCCAGCGGCCATCACTGCTTTCCTCTGTGGTGCCTTCCCCTTACCTTCAGTAAACTATATCACtttcactttttgttgttgttgttgttttgttttgcagtacaggggttcgaactcaggccctacaccttgagccattccaccagctcttgtttgtgattttttttttttcgagatagagtctcttgaactatttgccccagttgACTTctagccacgatcctcctgatctctgcctcctgagtagctagcattacaggagATATCCATTGGTGCCTAGTGATTTTCACATCTTGCCTGAATTTTTCACGGGACACAAGAACCTAGGAGTCTTCTGACAAGTCTTCAGAGACCATCTGGTGACACTGTGAACTATTGGggttattttacttctttctgacAACTATCTTAATGAGATGGTCGCAATTTCTCCCTGTTTTATAGGTGGGGAGAAAATGGAGACTCAGAGAGATCAATTAActcatccaaggtcacacagctagcacTTGGAGTTTCGAACCTGAAGCAGTGGGAGAGTGGAGCAGAAGTGACCAGGAGGAAGCTCTAGTTTTGAGggtatcagaatcacctggagctCCTGTGCAGGAGACCCCC
Proteins encoded in this window:
- the Tmem119 gene encoding transmembrane protein 119; protein product: MVPSLFLSLLLLLSPAPTATHSVSLPAAFLEDMGGSGEAEGSSASSPSLPPPQTPALSPTSVGPQPTPLGGPSPPTNLLDGIVDFFRQYVMLIAVVGSLTFLLMFVVCAALITRQKHKATAYYPSSFPKKKYVDQSDRAGGPRVFSEVPDRAPDSRPEEALDSSLQLQADILAATQNLKSPARAAPGSGEGARQVAGRQEDVTQGRQEDVIQEASVEKPEVQQELCSAEGAPAAGKGQEEPEVSFSLAQEAQTPASHLPPESPCACSSVSPSV